The nucleotide sequence ACTAGTTTTCTTGAGTCTGTTACTAATGAATCCATACGTGTTTTGTTGCACCGCTTTATAACGTTCGCCTATATACTCAAAATCACCAACCTTTCTCGGAACCCACGAATAGCACAACAGCACAGCACAGCACGAATAGCACTccttaaggccattgcacgtaacaaagttttagtcataatcgtaagggtgtaagaaaatagaccaatcacagttgattaattattctcctcgtgcttgaagaataatcgtgtgtgattggtctattttcttacggccttacgattaaaattaaaactttgttacgtgcaatggcctttaagAGGGTAGCCTAGTGTAGAACGCCAAAAACAAGCTCTTTTTctggattttttttaaaagaaactacttaatatatatttttgcaattaacaCCATTTATTGTGTACATATTgaaatgttcaaattaatttttttgaataaatatatatgtaagtacACAGGAGTTATGCGATCAAATACGAAGGTGGCTTCGAAAATTCTTTCTGAATGGCGTACACTCTAGCATTCCGTAGAAcgatctgaaacaaaaaaaaatttttttttgtaaagtttATGAGTGTAGTTTTTAGTTATACCTAAAACATGAtttgttttatcataaaaaattttaaaaatggttgtttaaaaaaaaaatttttttttgcatgaaTTTCgcacttttttttgtttataactttttttgaacaaaatttttagtaCATATTATAGAAGTTCAAggcaatttaattatctttaattaaaaaaaaataataatctagaTCCATCAAGAATATTTTGAGTTATCGTGTACGCCAATTTCAAAAACAtggttttgagaaaaacgcgtgTAAAGTTTTCGAATAAGAAAAaaggtttatattttttagtttgcGAGCAATGCTTTTAGTTCGACGATTCTGGTCAAACGGTCGTACggctattattaattttgtcggCATAATCTCTGCATGCTGTCCCAATAACTATTTCCAAATCTGACATTATGTTTAGCACTGACAGATAGCCTTCGTTAAATATTCCAGCTGCTATGTAAGCAGCAATCTCTATGATCTTCCGGCTGCAGTGTAGGTGTTTTGGAGCAAACCGCCAAACAGTAAAGTTGAAACTCTCGTTCGCATTTTGGATATGCCCACCCAAACACCTTTCGAGCAGCTTTTTCTTCGACAAATCTTCACAAATCAGCCGGCAACGAGCCTTTTCAAAGACCGTCGAGAGCTCCCCCCCAGCATCCTGCTCCTCGGAGCGCTCGACCATGCGCACCGATCGAGCTCATTTTAGCCCGCTAAAATCTAAATTCATGCTTAGGGTTTAGGGAGCGTATTCTAGAGATAGAATACTATCgatttaagcaaaaaaaaaaattcgattttttgaAGCCGCTACCCCCTTAAGGATGTTTTATATAGTTAGGCAAAATGTAACGAAgttgatgaaaatttaatatcatattctgTATACTCTTTCAAAGTTCGGGGCCAAATTTCAGATCGATTcacaatttagataaaaagttatcaattttttaatatccgaGTTTTAACATGTAACCTTATGGCGTTACAGAGAAAAGTGTtaaaaaagacattaaaaaatgtaacgaatataatgatattttacacacaagTAGATCatcaacaaacaaaaatatagcaacaaaatttgaaacgaTTTACAACatagttttgaaaaaattgcaaaaagattaatgaaattattgacGGATCGGACTCGTGATCGGACTATCGGCGCGCGCAGTATGGAAGTGTGGCAACACCGCAATCAGCTGCTCCGTCCGTAAAGCATGTATACTcgaaaaataagtttataattaattttgttagtTTTTGAGACAAgaacttttcaataattacACAATATTAAAGTAGACATTCCGTGTTTAATTGGAGaatcacaaataattaaatcaaaatacaaataaacattttatataacgaCAAACAGAaacacttttttaatataaaataagttatactcataaattatatccattttataaacattagcatttcttttataaacatattttataaacatttcttttatcgTATACAATATACTTTctaataatcttataattaattttttttagtaagaaaatcgataatttttttaattgttttcccGTGAAAATGGACaaccttattttctttttgtttgaaaaactCTTGAATACCAACAGTTCCAGATGTAGAGTACACGTTTTGCAAAGTGTTTAGGCTTATTGCAGCTTTTGCCAATTTTTTACGAGTCGCTGCCCCTAAGATTTTTTCGAGTGGTGCTAGCATTACAAAGTTTTCTTTATCTTGATCTTGAACGTTCCaatcgtttattttttgatCGTATAACGTGACATTTTGTAATAAGatttcatttgtaatttttaaagcaTGTAATACTTTATCTAACAGACTGCAGTCATAGATTGCGTTATGTGCTCCTACAGCATCAATATTTAGTGAATTCGCTAATCCACTTAATGTACAGGCGCCTTTACCTTTTTTTCCAGTCATTTGTCTAATTATGGGTAGCGTATCCACAAAACCATGTATTAAACTAGAAAATTTATCGTCGAGATTGTGTTTCCTTATAGCATCATATAATCTAGGACCatcaaaacataaattatgaGCAGCGAGACCACACTTTGTCTCAAAACTCTCAATCCATTTCAAAAACTTTTCCAATGCAACTTTCATTGGAACTGATGACACTTTGAGTCCATGGTGCATAAGATCTCCATAACAATTGATTAAACCTTTGGCTGCAGTCGCACCTATGGAGACTTGCTGCGTtgaattgatataaatatcaaaatgctTTTTGACAGATTTAGCTGCAATCTGCAAGATGTCGCAATCTCGTCTCAGGCTTGAAGTCTCTAGATCAAAGAGAATGATCGGAATATCACTCTCGTTATCACGCTCGTTATTTTCTTCCTCAATAGGTACAGCTGGCTGAGTCAATAAGCCACAATTACTTTCATATGTAAGCCCTTCGCTATTTTCTCTTCGATAGCGCAGAATGCTACGAAGTTTCTTTTGTTccatacgtttttttttatattgatgaGTATTTATACGGGCTTTCCGTTGCAAATAAGTTTTGTCTGTCTTGGAGATATGACGTAAATGGTGCTTTCCGGATGATAGCTGAATTTGGTTTGCTATGTCTTGGGTGTATTTTTCCCCAAAATTTTTCTGAGCTACACTGCATGAAAATCGAAAATCTGCGGATGCACTCATGCTGTAACAACGGGATTTGGGGGCTTTACTTGCCATTGTGGCATTTAAACTCTCATTGCGATTACTGGAGGCTCCACAGGCAAACTTTGCAGCGTTATCAGCCAATTTATAAAACACTTCTTTCAAATcttgaaacaaattttgattacTAAATCCTCCAGGCACAGCACGATgatcataattttctttattttttatgtaaccgCACCATATGCCACATTGAGTATGATCGTTGAAAGCATGATGTGGAATACTACGTATAGCTGCGGTCATAGCTATGCTATTTCCTGTATTTTGCGCAATGGCATACGTAAAGCACTTATAAAGATATGTAATACCCTCCTTTGTCAgctttttatgttttttttgaATACCATAGAGTTGTTTTTTGACACCTTTTGACGCGTGATTTTTATCAGATTGTTTGAGGATAGGATGATTACTAGCGCTTCGACAAGCAGCAATGGTGGAACTATCGTCGTCCCCTATCAAAACTCCAACCTCTACATTTTGGGATTTGAGGATTTCACTCTCGACGACTAGTTTTTTCCCTACACAAGGCTCCATGGCTTTTGCAGAACCGTAGAAATTTCGACGACAATCGTGGTCAGGAACGTGTCCATCATTATTATCacactttttacattttctgttGCAAGTCGCGTAATCTAAGACCATTCCGCTGTAATGACCAATGACAGCACCAAAGCCATTTAGGCTATCATAATTTCGACCGGATCCTCTTGTACTCCATCCCATGTCATAAGACACCATCACACGAACTTTATCATTAGGTGATACGCTCTGTGACTCTTGGTGTGGAATAATAAATCCTGTTTGGAATTCCTCAGGCCTGTATATAATAATCGGAAAcaactttcaaaaaataaaattgagaatactttttgtttcaattttttgttaaaattactACACATTACTACAttactacaaaaataatttaaaaatatattttaactattatattttactcccaaagtgaagaaaaataactaaaaaattataacagttAGCGATAAAGCATTATAATAGAATGcgataaattcttaaaaattaaaaaaatgttacttaaaaatccgtaaaaaatgtaaatttatttcttaaaaacataaaagaattattaatacgcgtaataatttagaatttgacATTAAGAAcgtctaaattaattttgtcattaaagtattataatttacagaaCTTcggttaataattatatatacaattcaaAAACCTATACTAAGTTTTATGATTatggattatttttttagtaaggtgtctttattattttatgtattattttatatattattatagtaaagTAAGGTTACTTCAAGCAAGTAATCTTACTTTTTTGatactttcattttttatttcgaagaAAGAATCTGTAACCAGAAAAATAGGGACAATAAACCAatgaaaaattagataattacaataatttttcggTAGTAACTACTTCATCTATAGATCTCTGCCTTTCTAGCGCTACAGCATTTTTACAGCTTCTTTTTGCCACTGCTTCTGCCGCTAATCCAacttctttttcatattttttaaaagttataaaattgaagCAGGGTATATTCATACATGCAAacagtttatttaattgtgaCCAGCCTAATCCACTGTGAAGTGCTcctaaaaaaatgaaacataataaaaattaacctTACATTATACAGCTTTGAAATCTAacttttaagtaaaaaaataatatttttacctaGTGCACATTTTGAATTAATGTCATAACGAAGGTTGCATCTATTTCCGGATTCATGAATATGAGTTTTGCTCGTAATGACCTTATTCAACAGCAAACATTTGTGACATCTAATAGTTAGTTCTGATGCTAACCCTTGATATATCTCAGTCTCCAGAAATTGTAGCGATAATGCCTCTTTACATGAGATGCACCACAGTTGTTCAcctaaaaattgtaattcgaCGATACGTGGTCCATGCATAACCTCTGGAACACTTCCTTCAGCATTCTCAATACTTTCTTGCActggatttttttttcttttatatccgTTCTTCTGTTGCGCAAGTCttttcttatattgtttttcagTAGCGATTTTTCCTTTCCATCGATACATTTTTTGTGCGATAATAATACGGTTGAACAACAAGCTTTTTCAATAACCTAACCTCCAATATAGCATTGATTTGTATAAGTACGTGTGTGTGAAAACAGGCCTCCCAACCTCTTTGGATTGTACAGTGTTGTCACATTTAGCTGCGTagcttattaatatatttacagcaaatatcattataataaaaatataattttcatgtttatacaatatacttaatttatattattgaatatgaCTGAAATTACGAGTTTAGAgcaattactttattttataatttttcacagatttaattttttaaagttgaaTTCAGGGCAAATTCActgtcaaaaattattttgccgagactttgtttaaaaaaaaaatagtagtaACAGTTATTTACAGTCACTAAATCTACGttttttacattctattaGACTTGTCGTAACtatttgtatacttttttttgtctttggaTCTCTAGAGAATTAATATCGGTGTTTTTAAGATTTCCATGACTTTTTGCTGGACCTGTCCCTATAAAACATCCTTAAGGTAGTTGTATCGCGACagtattagtaaaaaataatggtCACACTGCAATACGATAATCACGGTTGTATATACAGGTTGGATAACTCCTCGCTTTTTTAGTGGTGGGGGAAGGTCCGCTAAGCGGTCCTGTTTTCTAGTTCTGATTGCTACCGCGAGAGTTGTTACTATCGGGGAGGTAGTGGCGGCGCGTGCGCACTTGTACTGTGTGAGAGAGACAAGAGATCTTAAAGCctccgcacaatgaaaaatataaggaacatatattagcgattaggactaaagaatcaagaataaagttggatgcacgatgaaaaatatagGCAACGGAAACAGGGAATAACAcagacaaaaaatttttaacctaTTGGAAGCCatgtattaatgttatattagctttattcctgatttttttatttctaatcgctaaatatctgttccttattacttatattttttattgtgcaaaGGCCTTTATGTCTCCTACTAATAGTTACAATAATCGCAAGGTTTTGAGTTCCGATTccgcttt is from Temnothorax longispinosus isolate EJ_2023e chromosome 10, Tlon_JGU_v1, whole genome shotgun sequence and encodes:
- the LOC139820227 gene encoding uncharacterized protein, producing MYRWKGKIATEKQYKKRLAQQKNGYKRKKNPVQESIENAEGSVPEVMHGPRIVELQFLGEQLWCISCKEALSLQFLETEIYQGLASELTIRCHKCLLLNKVITSKTHIHESGNRCNLRYDINSKCALGALHSGLGWSQLNKLFACMNIPCFNFITFKKYEKEVGLAAEAVAKRSCKNAVALERQRSIDEVVTTEKLLPEEFQTGFIIPHQESQSVSPNDKVRVMVSYDMGWSTRGSGRNYDSLNGFGAVIGHYSGMVLDYATCNRKCKKCDNNDGHVPDHDCRRNFYGSAKAMEPCVGKKLVVESEILKSQNVEVGVLIGDDDSSTIAACRSASNHPILKQSDKNHASKGVKKQLYGIQKKHKKLTKEGITYLYKCFTYAIAQNTGNSIAMTAAIRSIPHHAFNDHTQCGIWCGYIKNKENYDHRAVPGGFSNQNLFQDLKEVFYKLADNAAKFACGASSNRNESLNATMASKAPKSRCYSMSASADFRFSCSVAQKNFGEKYTQDIANQIQLSSGKHHLRHISKTDKTYLQRKARINTHQYKKKRMEQKKLRSILRYRRENSEGLTYESNCGLLTQPAVPIEEENNERDNESDIPIILFDLETSSLRRDCDILQIAAKSVKKHFDIYINSTQQVSIGATAAKGLINCYGDLMHHGLKVSSVPMKVALEKFLKWIESFETKCGLAAHNLCFDGPRLYDAIRKHNLDDKFSSLIHGFVDTLPIIRQMTGKKGKGACTLSGLANSLNIDAVGAHNAIYDCSLLDKVLHALKITNEILLQNVTLYDQKINDWNVQDQDKENFVMLAPLEKILGAATRKKLAKAAISLNTLQNVYSTSGTVGIQEFFKQKENKV